In the genome of Candidatus Delongbacteria bacterium, the window AGTTAACAAAATTTGAACTATATTACCACTCCTTGTTTTACTTGATAATTTCTTTAATGTCGGATATTTATACAAAAGTTGATGTTGAAGTTTTAACAAATATTGGTCGTCTGGATATGGTAGTTAAAACACCTGATAGGGTTTTTATCTTTGAATTCAAGGTTGATCAAAGTGCTGATATTGCTATTAAGCAGATAAAGAATAGAAAATATGCTGATAAGTTTATTGGTAAGAAAATTACTATGATTGGAATTGATTTTGGATCTGAGGAGAAGAATATTAAAGATTGGATAGTGGAGGAGATGGAGTAAGATACTAATCCATTTTATAGCTTATACGGTTTTTATTTTAGCTCTATAAAAATATAAAAATCCCGCATTTCTGCGGGATTTGGTTCAATTGAGGGAGGGGTTATTGAGAGTATCACGGAGACTATTTTATCAATACCATTTTTTTATTGTATGTGCTGTTTGCAGTTTTTAATTGGTAGAAATAAGTTCCTGAAGTTAATCCGGTCGCATCGAATTTGAAACTATGATTTCCGCTATTTAAATTTCCGCTGTACAAGTTAGTTACCAATTCTCCTCTTTCATTGAAAATCGCTAGTTTAATCTGCTCATTCTTGCTAAGAGTAAAAGTTATGTTTGTTTCTGGATTGAAAGGATTAGGATAACAATTTAAAAGATCAACACTTACAGGACTTAAATTCTCGTCGATTCCTACAGTTTCGTCAAGGTATCCAAATTGTGATAGGAAAGACCAACCTGCAAGCCAAAGTTCAGCTTCATCAGAAGGATTAAATGCTCCACAATAATCAACTTGATCAAACCATGAGTCAGTAGGGATATTTACATTTTCGTAAACTCTATTATTCATTGGTCTAGGATTTAACATTTGATTGCTGGTTCTGCTGATAGATACAAAATTAGGATCAACAATGCTATTATGTCTTTCTGCTTCAGTAAAAAGTACTTGTTCGTACTCATTTTTACACATTTCAGATACATCATTGCTACCACAGTTAAACCATAGATTATTAACTAAAGTAAGGTCACCTGTTTCAAGTCTTTCTCTACTATCATGACCAGATGCAAGATCTTCAATTTCAATTGCTCTTTTAACAAAATCATAAAAAATAGAGTTCATGTAATGACCACCAGCGTTATCTCTAAAGATAAAAGTTTGATTATCCTCATTAACACCACCAAAACCAGAACCTATATATGTAACATTGGAAATGTTTGGAATTGCATACGGAGTTCCATCTTCAGGATCAGTTCCACCATCATGTTCTCCAGCTCTTTCACCTTCTCCAAGACCTTCACCCTGAAGAGCAAACCAAAATTGACCATTTCCTCTAAAACTTAAATCATAATCGATTGCATCATCACCACAGAAGGCACACGCTAAGTATTTTACGTTAGGTTTTCCACCAAAAAATTCTATACCGTCATCTTTGTTCCATACGATTTCAATGTGTTCTAGTACAGTTTCACTTCCAACTGCACCAAGTGAAAGACCATTTATCTCATTTCCTGATCCAATTTCAGTTCCACCATATCTAATAGAAACATATTTTATGACACCTGAGTTGTCGTTATCATCAGAACCACCAAATTTTCCTCTAGGCTCAGTTTCAGGTATACCTTCAATTTGTTCTTCACCAGAAGAGTTATTGATAACTCCATTACCTAAAATTAATAGTCCTCCCCAAAGTCCTCTTAGATCCAAAGGTGTTGTTAAATCATCAACAATCGAAGTAAAGATGATAGGTTCATCTTTTGTTCCTTCAGCATAAATTTTACCACCTCTCGCAACTATTAGAGCACTAGCTTCAGCTCCTTCACCAGTCATAGCCTTAACTACTGTTCCAGCCTCAATGTTTAGAGTTTGTCCATCGTTAACGAAAACAAAACCATTAAGAACATAAGTGTTATCACTTGTCCAAGTTACATTACCAGTACCGTTTGTACTTCCAGTAACAATAATCTCCTCTGCACAAAGGTAGAGAGACATTAGTGTAAGTAGTAGAGCAACCAACCTTTTCATCATAACTCCATTTTCTTGTTTATTGTAAATTGTAACCGAATGATAGGGAAAATGATCTTCCATCCTTATGGCTAGATTGTATGTAATCTTTACCTTTAAAGTGTTGAACCTTTTCTATAGCTTCATCTGTAATATTTCTAGCAGAAAATTTTAATTGATAATTATCAAACAATCTTTGACTTATTGAAAAATTTAATTCTGGTCTAGGTTGTTCATAAATATTCGGTGTAGCACCTTCACTGACTTCAGATAATCTCTCTCCAAAAATATTGAATGATAAAGTAGAGGAAGTTCCTAAGTATAAATTATCATAACTTAATCCAACATTTACAATATATGGGGATTGTCCTTGAAGCTCTCGATAATCTTTTGCATCTGGATTATATGCTCTGATAGCTAACAATTCTTCTTCAGGGATATCAACTCTTGATTGAATGTAAGTATAGTTCGAGGTGATACTAAAGTCTGATATAGCTTCACTAATAAAATCTAACTTTTTCCTTAACTCTATCTCAAATCCATAAGTTATTGCTTCATCAACATTTTGAGGTTGGATTTCACCATTGTTATTGAGAATTACTCTCTCAATTGGGTTCTTGAAATTTTTGTAAAACCCACTAATCGCTACAATTTCTCCTGGATTAGTAAACCATTCGAATCGAAGATCATAATTGTCTATAGTTGTTCTTTTTAGATCTTGATTTCCTGTAAAAAAATATCCACCAACATAATCAAATGAAGAAAATGGAGCCATTTCTCTTAATGTCGGTCTTGCTAAAGTTCTTCCATATGAAGTTCTTAAATTCATATTTTCTTGCAAAGAGTAGATCAAATTAGCAGAAGGCAGAATATCTTGTTTAGTAATTTTACCGCCTTTATATTCCGGCCTTTCATCGTCTGTTTCAACTTCCATTTCTGTGGTTTCATATCTTGCTCCACCAACAAATCTCAAGTTAGTAAAAATTGGAAGATCAGCCATTATAAAGCCACTATAGTTATTGTTATAACCCTCGTAGTTTGCTCTATCTTCACTGGCGTCTATTATAACATTAGACATGATATATTTTTTAAAATTTCCAATAACAAGACTATCCATTATACCGACATTTTGCGAGAAATACTCTTCAGGATCTCCATTGTAGCTATAACTTGAATAATTCAGATTTGTATACCTGAAAATTCTCTCATCAAAATTTCTATCTTTAACATTAGTTCCTGCCCCAATTTTTAAAACGGATCTCATACCATACCATTGATTAAATGGAATTACATACTTTAGATCAAAATTGTAACTGCCCTCTTCCATGTTTCTGTAATATCTCGATGGCTCAGTATATAAACTTGGACTTACACGGTAAACTTTTTCTCCATCATCATTTAAGCTATAATGGTCTGAAAATGTCCTCATATCCGGTTCGTCATTAGTAGAAATTGCATATGAACCGTTCCAAGATAATCGAGTTTCCCCAAAACCAGGGAAAAAATGTTCACCTGTTACTTGGCTGGAAATAAGCTGTCTATCGCTATATTTCAGAACTCTAGTTTCATAAATGTCAGTATCATCCATATTGCCATCATAATAGTGACCATCAATAAACCTAGCTGAAGATTCTCCAATTTTAGAAAAGATTACATTCGTACCAAACTCATTGTTTTTGTCAACTTTAGCTGAAAACTGCATAATAGCACCAAGCTGAACAGCATCGCTTCCATAATTTTCATTGAACGAGTAATTATTGACAAGTTCAGAACTTGTGCCACCTGTTAGTTGCCAATTTTTAAGTTCACCATTATCATAGTATTTTGCATTTCTGGAATAGTTTAATCCACCAACAAAACCAATAGTAACATCATCTTTTTTCCAAGAATCCCCATAAGTTAGTGAGTATGATTGATTCATTGGAGTTGAAATATTTTCGGTAGACATTTGATTATTGAAATCCTTTGATAACTTGCTCAATGTTGTTGCTTTTTGATAGTCGAAAGGAGCTTCAGCTTTAGAAGGAATTTCTCCATTCTTCAATGATGAGGGAATATCTCTTTTACCATCATCAAAACCAAGCCAATCTGTATCAGATCCTTTGTATCCAATTATCTTATCTTTCAGATTGGAGTTGTAACTTGATCCTGCTGAAAACTTAAAGACTGTCTGATCAGGATATGATTTCGTGTTTATATCAACAATACCTCCAGAAAAATTACCTGGCTTATCAGGTGTGAAAGTCTTAAGTGTAGTGATATTATCGAGTATATTAGATGAAAAAAGATCCATCTGGAAAGCATTTCTATCAGGGTCTGATTTTGGTAACTCAACTCCGTTTAAATGAGTTTGAGTATATCTTTCACCCAAACCTCTAACATAAATATATTTACCATTTTCTACTGTAACACCTGTGACTTTGCTCATCGCACCAGCTGCATTATTAATTCCTAAGTTTGATATAGCATCAGTGCTTATAGCATCTGAAATTTGAATAGCTCTTTGTCTCTTGCTTAAGAGTGCTGTTTCATTGTTGTTTTCGGCACGAGCAATAAGAACAACTTCTTCTAGTTCTAATGTTTTTTGGTTCATTTTAATATTGAGCGTTGTTACTTTGTCTGTAAGATTAACTCCAGTATAAATTTTATCTCCATAACCAATCATTTGTGCTTTTACATTGTGTAGACCATAACCCATTCCTGTTATGTAATAAAATCCATCTAAGTCTGTCTCAGCACCAAACTTTGAATTTTCTATAGTAATGTTTACACCGGGCATAGCTTCTCCAGTTTCAGCATCTACTACAAGACCTTTTAAAATTGCTTTCTCAGCAGAAAATAGAGTTATCGTACTCATTAGAATCATAATCAAGAACCTTAACATTGTTTCCCCTCATTTAGTTTCGAGAGTAAACTATCTGATATTCTTTACTAACTTATTTCGTTTATTTGACAGTATCTGTAATTTTTACGCTAGATTTGAACTTAGAGTAATAGGGTTTAGATTGTTTTATCTGAAGTAATGATTGTTCTATAAGTGCGAATTAATGTGTTTTATTGAATAAGTTTGTTATTTCACACATATTAATTAATTGTTAAAATTTAACAACTTTTACTATGTTTAAAATTTTCTTTATATAACCTCATTATGATGAAATGATAGATTCAGCTCATAGTTTAATGGCTACTAAGTATTGCTAAAAAAAAATACTTCAAAATTAGGAACTTTAAATAAAGAACAATACTAAATATTTTTCTGAAAATGTATAGCTCTATCAAATAATCCAGATATAACATTAAAAGTAAAAATATGAATATAAAAAGATAAAACTTTGATATTATTGTTCATTTCTTATACTAAATAATTGTTCTATTAAAAAAAATTGTAATTTTCATTTTTTTTAAACTTTTTCAATTCTGTATAGTAAAATGAAATGTGATGAAAGTCACAGTATAATTAGACTTGATATTAACTCACTGTTTAAGAGCTAATTTACGTGCATTTATAAATATAATCCCAAGTGTAAATTTTGAAGTAAAAAAATATACTTGACTAATTTTTCTGCAAAACATATATTTTACCCGATTTCTATAATGAAGAAAAAATTAAGGAGAAAATAATGTCTGTAGAGCAAAGAATAAAAGAGATCATCGTTGACGAACTAGGAGTAGAAGAGTCTAGTATTAAAAGAGAATCTCATTTCATCAATGACTTAGGAGCTGATTCTTTGGCAACTGTTGAGCTTGTAATGAAGTTCGAAGACGAATTTGATATCAAAATCGAAGAAAAAGAAGCTGAAAAAATTACTACTGTTGGTGCAGCAATTGACTTTGTTAGCAGTAAATTAGGCTAATATAAAATGTTTATATAATTGCTAAAAACAAGGGAAATATTAATATTTCCCTTGTTTTTTAATACAAATCAAGAACAAAGGGGAGGATATGAAAAGAAGAGTTGTAGTGACAGGTCTTGGAGTAGTTTCAACACTTGGTTACGATACTGAAACATTCTATTCCAACCTTCTTGCAGGTAAAAACGGAATAAGTCTTATAGAGAGATTTGATACAACTGAATTTTCAACTAAGATAGCTGGAGAGATTAAAGATTTCAAAGCTGAAGATTATTTTGAAAGAAACGAAGCCAAAAGAATGGATCGTTTTTGTCAGTTTGCTGTAGTAGCAGCTACAAAGGCTATGGAAGATTCAAAAATTGATCTAGATAAAGTTGATAGAGATAGATTTGGTGTGATATCAGCCAGTGGAATCGGAGGAATGGAAACATTTATGGCTAATCAGGATCTGCTAAGAAGTAAGGGTCCGAGACGTATAAGCCCTCTATTTATCCCTATGATGATTTTGGATATTGCTGCAGGAAGAATTTCCATCAAATTTGATTTAAGAGGTCCAAACTACTCTACCGTTTCAGCATGTGCTTCTTCTGGGCATGCAATAGGTAATGCATTCAGAACTATACAATATGGTGATGCTGATTATATGATTGCCGGTGGTTCAGAATCGGTTATTACTGAATTAGCAATTGGTGGGTTTGGCAATATGAAAGCTATATCCAGTAGAAATGATTCGCCTGAAACTGCCAGTCGTCCGTTTGACGTAGATAGAGATGGTTTTGTTATGGGTGAAGGTTCAGCTTTCCTTGTTTTGGAAGAGTATGAGCATGCTGTAGCTAGAGGTGCAAAAATTTATGCTGAAATTGCTGGAATTGGTTACTCTGCAGATGCAAAAGATATTGTGGCACCAGATGAAACTGGAAATGGTGCTATGAGAGCCATGAAGGCTGCATTAAATGATGCAGGTGTTTCACCTGAGCAAATTGATCATATCAATACTCACGGAACTTCAACTCCTCTTGGTGATATTGCCGAGACAAAAGCTGTTAAAGCCCTGTTTGGGGATCATGCGTACAAAATAGCGGTGAACTCAACAAAATCCATGATCGGACATTTGCTTGGTGCAGCAGGTGCAATTGAAACTCTTGCCACTATTAAGGCAATTGAAACTGGTAAAGTGCATCCTACAATCAATATATTCAATCAGGATCCTGAGTGTGATCTGGATTATACTATAGGTAAATATAGAGAAATGGATGTTAAATACGCTATATCTAATGTATTTGGGTTTGGTGGACATAATTGTTCAATATTGGTAAAAAAAGTATAAAAGATATAATTTCTGATTTTGTATGTAAATTACTTTTCAGAAAAGCAGATTATAGAAGGGTTAGTAAACTGTCTGGACACAACATAGAAGAATTATTGGCAAGGATAAATTATCGGTTTACTAATCCTGATCTGCTAGAGATGGCACTTAAGCATAGATCTTATCAACCAGAGGAAGGTTATAGTTTCGTTTTAACAAATGAAAGGCTTGAATTCCTTGGTGATTCTGTTTTAGCTTTAATTGTTGCTGATTTTATGTATAAGAATTTTCCAAATATGAGCGAAGGTGAATTAACACAAAGAAAGTCTGCTGTTGTTTCTGGTTTGAATCTTTGTGAAGCAGCAAAGAGAATAAATCTTGGAAACCATTTAATACTATCTGATTCTGAAGAGAAATCAGGTGGCCGAATGAAAGAGTCTCTTTTAGAAAATGCATTTGAAGCCTTGATAGGTGCAATATATTTGGACTCAGGGATAGAAAATGCAAAAAAATTTGTTACTCGTATTTTGTTAGAATTTATTGATAATGTTGATGAGATCCCTATGATGAGGAATTATAAATCTGAATTGATGGAATATCTTCAGGGAATAGGATTACATACTCCAATATATAAATTAATCTCAGAAGATGGTCCTGAGCACGACAAAATTTTTAGTTCGGTAGTTGTCGTAAATGGAGTTGAAGCTGAAATTGGAAGCGGGAAATCCAGAAAAAAAGCAGAAAAAGAAGCTGCTATGAATACACTAAATTGCATTGAAGCCAACCCTGAGTATATAAATCGCTTTAAAAAATAAGTACTTTATAATCTTTCAAATCTTTTCTTCTCACATTCTCAATTAGATTTATAGCTCTATTTTATTTATTCACTAACCGAGAGAAGGTAGAATAAACTATTTCAGATAACTGATCTATCTCAATACATAATATTTTTGAAGCCATAAAATAAACTTCTTCAATTTCTAAGTCTTTAGTATCCGTTTCAAAAAGAAGGTTCGAGTTTATAAATTCTTTTAAAAATTGACAGGCATTATTCTTCTTAAAAAAATCTGGACCAATAGAAATATAATAATTCTTCTCTAAAATCAACTTAGCCATCTGTATTGAACTATTAAACCCATGAAAAAGGACTGCTTTTAAATTGTAACCATCTAATACTTTTAGTATTTCGTTATAACTTTTTACACAGTGAAGAATGACTCCTTTATTAAACTTTTCTGCTAACTTAAGTTGAAATTTAAAGACTTCCATTTGAGTAAGAATATCATCACCCCTAAGTTTATCTAATCCGCATTCACCAATAAAGTCAATTTTATCCATTGATTCGATTAGGTTTGTTTTAAGATTCTCAAAATCAACTTTCAATGTCCAAGGATGAATACCTCTTGAAGTCAAGTATTCACCCTTAGGAAAGAGATTAGAATCTAAATTCAAAATACAAAAATTACCTTTATAGCGATGACAATGAGCATCAATAAAAGGTTTCATTAATTGAGAAGTCTTATGTTTTGTTTAATCTCATCCAATTTAAACTTTTCTATCATAATTTTTAATTCCTGTGCTTGGCTAGATAATTGGTCTGCGGCCGCTGCAGTTTCTTCTGCATTGGCAGCATTTTGCTGAGTAACATTTGATACTTGATCAAGAGCAATATTAACTTGAGAAATTGATGAATATTGAGCACCTGAGCTATCATTGATCTCATTAATAAAAGAAGCTACTTTACCGGCACTGCTTACAATCTTTTTCAGAGAATCTGTTGTATGAT includes:
- a CDS encoding T9SS type A sorting domain-containing protein, which translates into the protein MMKRLVALLLTLMSLYLCAEEIIVTGSTNGTGNVTWTSDNTYVLNGFVFVNDGQTLNIEAGTVVKAMTGEGAEASALIVARGGKIYAEGTKDEPIIFTSIVDDLTTPLDLRGLWGGLLILGNGVINNSSGEEQIEGIPETEPRGKFGGSDDNDNSGVIKYVSIRYGGTEIGSGNEINGLSLGAVGSETVLEHIEIVWNKDDGIEFFGGKPNVKYLACAFCGDDAIDYDLSFRGNGQFWFALQGEGLGEGERAGEHDGGTDPEDGTPYAIPNISNVTYIGSGFGGVNEDNQTFIFRDNAGGHYMNSIFYDFVKRAIEIEDLASGHDSRERLETGDLTLVNNLWFNCGSNDVSEMCKNEYEQVLFTEAERHNSIVDPNFVSISRTSNQMLNPRPMNNRVYENVNIPTDSWFDQVDYCGAFNPSDEAELWLAGWSFLSQFGYLDETVGIDENLSPVSVDLLNCYPNPFNPETNITFTLSKNEQIKLAIFNERGELVTNLYSGNLNSGNHSFKFDATGLTSGTYFYQLKTANSTYNKKMVLIK
- a CDS encoding TonB-dependent receptor, which produces MLRFLIMILMSTITLFSAEKAILKGLVVDAETGEAMPGVNITIENSKFGAETDLDGFYYITGMGYGLHNVKAQMIGYGDKIYTGVNLTDKVTTLNIKMNQKTLELEEVVLIARAENNNETALLSKRQRAIQISDAISTDAISNLGINNAAGAMSKVTGVTVENGKYIYVRGLGERYTQTHLNGVELPKSDPDRNAFQMDLFSSNILDNITTLKTFTPDKPGNFSGGIVDINTKSYPDQTVFKFSAGSSYNSNLKDKIIGYKGSDTDWLGFDDGKRDIPSSLKNGEIPSKAEAPFDYQKATTLSKLSKDFNNQMSTENISTPMNQSYSLTYGDSWKKDDVTIGFVGGLNYSRNAKYYDNGELKNWQLTGGTSSELVNNYSFNENYGSDAVQLGAIMQFSAKVDKNNEFGTNVIFSKIGESSARFIDGHYYDGNMDDTDIYETRVLKYSDRQLISSQVTGEHFFPGFGETRLSWNGSYAISTNDEPDMRTFSDHYSLNDDGEKVYRVSPSLYTEPSRYYRNMEEGSYNFDLKYVIPFNQWYGMRSVLKIGAGTNVKDRNFDERIFRYTNLNYSSYSYNGDPEEYFSQNVGIMDSLVIGNFKKYIMSNVIIDASEDRANYEGYNNNYSGFIMADLPIFTNLRFVGGARYETTEMEVETDDERPEYKGGKITKQDILPSANLIYSLQENMNLRTSYGRTLARPTLREMAPFSSFDYVGGYFFTGNQDLKRTTIDNYDLRFEWFTNPGEIVAISGFYKNFKNPIERVILNNNGEIQPQNVDEAITYGFEIELRKKLDFISEAISDFSITSNYTYIQSRVDIPEEELLAIRAYNPDAKDYRELQGQSPYIVNVGLSYDNLYLGTSSTLSFNIFGERLSEVSEGATPNIYEQPRPELNFSISQRLFDNYQLKFSARNITDEAIEKVQHFKGKDYIQSSHKDGRSFSLSFGYNLQ
- the acpP gene encoding acyl carrier protein, encoding MSVEQRIKEIIVDELGVEESSIKRESHFINDLGADSLATVELVMKFEDEFDIKIEEKEAEKITTVGAAIDFVSSKLG
- the fabF gene encoding beta-ketoacyl-ACP synthase II is translated as MKRRVVVTGLGVVSTLGYDTETFYSNLLAGKNGISLIERFDTTEFSTKIAGEIKDFKAEDYFERNEAKRMDRFCQFAVVAATKAMEDSKIDLDKVDRDRFGVISASGIGGMETFMANQDLLRSKGPRRISPLFIPMMILDIAAGRISIKFDLRGPNYSTVSACASSGHAIGNAFRTIQYGDADYMIAGGSESVITELAIGGFGNMKAISSRNDSPETASRPFDVDRDGFVMGEGSAFLVLEEYEHAVARGAKIYAEIAGIGYSADAKDIVAPDETGNGAMRAMKAALNDAGVSPEQIDHINTHGTSTPLGDIAETKAVKALFGDHAYKIAVNSTKSMIGHLLGAAGAIETLATIKAIETGKVHPTINIFNQDPECDLDYTIGKYREMDVKYAISNVFGFGGHNCSILVKKV
- the rnc gene encoding ribonuclease III yields the protein MFNIGKKSIKDIISDFVCKLLFRKADYRRVSKLSGHNIEELLARINYRFTNPDLLEMALKHRSYQPEEGYSFVLTNERLEFLGDSVLALIVADFMYKNFPNMSEGELTQRKSAVVSGLNLCEAAKRINLGNHLILSDSEEKSGGRMKESLLENAFEALIGAIYLDSGIENAKKFVTRILLEFIDNVDEIPMMRNYKSELMEYLQGIGLHTPIYKLISEDGPEHDKIFSSVVVVNGVEAEIGSGKSRKKAEKEAAMNTLNCIEANPEYINRFKK
- a CDS encoding TatD family hydrolase; this translates as MKPFIDAHCHRYKGNFCILNLDSNLFPKGEYLTSRGIHPWTLKVDFENLKTNLIESMDKIDFIGECGLDKLRGDDILTQMEVFKFQLKLAEKFNKGVILHCVKSYNEILKVLDGYNLKAVLFHGFNSSIQMAKLILEKNYYISIGPDFFKKNNACQFLKEFINSNLLFETDTKDLEIEEVYFMASKILCIEIDQLSEIVYSTFSRLVNK